From the Moraxella sp. FZFQ2102 genome, the window GCTGTCGCCTCATCGGTCGCATCGGTGATCGGTGGTAGGCGTTTTAGCTCTATCATCGCCTGATATTCATCGAAGTTTTGTAGGGCGTTTTCGGTGCGTAGATATTCGCCGAACAGCTTGGCGAAGTCTTTTTTATCCTTTTCGGTGATGATATTATCAGGCTCACCAAAGCGTTCGTTCAGCTCATTGACGATGTCCACAAAGCCACGATGCGCACGCCCTGACAGCACATCGGTATAGCCATCCAGATAGCTGTCCAGTGGCTGCTCTAGCACCACTTGGCGAGTGCTTTTATTGCCAAACAAGGTGATGGCATCGATGGTCGGCTGCTCTAGATTACGGAAAGTGACGATGTTGCCAAAGGTCTTGGTGGCGTTATAGATGCGGTTGGTGCGGCTATAGGCTTGGATGAGTCCATGATAGCGTAAATTTTTGTCCACAAATAGCGTGTTCAATGCTGGTGCGTCAAAACCTGTCAAGAACATACCGACGACGATGAGCAGATCAATCTCTTGGTCTTTGACACGCTTTGCCAGATCTCGGTAGTAGTTCTGAAATTCTTTACTATCCACGCTAAAATTGGTTCTAAACTCGGCATTATAATCATTGATCACCTTTGTCAAGAACTCTTTGGCGGTGGCATTCATCGCCGAGACTTCAAAGCCCTCATCTTCGATCTCACCGATGGCATCCTGCTCTTCGTTGGCAGCGTATGAAAAGATGGTGGCGATTTTTAGGGGTTTGGCATGGTCTTTTTGCAGGTCATAAAGCGTCTCATAGTATAGTTTGGCAGCATCGACGCTACTCACCGCAAACATCGCATTAAAGCCCTTGCCTGTGGCGTTGTTACGGTGAGTTTTCTGATTGAATCTATCCAAGATATAGCTGCTGACTTCACGAATCCGCTCAGGGTGCATGAGTGCCTTGCGGTTCTCGGCAGCGGATAGCTTGGTGAGATCCTGCTCATTTTCATCAGTTTTAAACTTGGGTAGGACATTATGATAATCCACCTTGAACTTTAGCACCTTTTCATCACGAATCGCATCGGTGATGACATACGAATGCAGCTGCTCGCCAAAGACGCTGGCGGTGGTCTCAGCGCCGATGGCATTTTTTGGGAAAATCGGCGTCCCCGTAAAGCCAAACTGACAAAATTTCTTGAATCGTCTTGTTAGGTTCTTTTGGGCTTCGCCAAACTGCGAACGATGACATTCATCAAAAATAAACACCACAGGCTCATCATACACTGCCAAATTTTGTTCAGATTTCATCAGATTATTGAGCTTTTGGATGGTGGTGACGATGATTTTATTGTCGTCTAGTTCGATATTTGCCTTAAGCCCCTTAGTGCTGTCCGAGCCATTGACACTATCAGGACTAAAACGCTGATATTCTTTCATGGTCTGATAGTCCAAATCCTTTCTATCCACCACAAAAAACACTTTTTTGATAAATGGCAATGCAGTCGCTAAGCGTGCCGCCTTAAAGCTCGTCAAGGTCTTGCCCGAGCCTGTCGTATGCCAGATATAGCCGCCACTGGTTGGGTCGTTATAGTTTTTGGTATTGTGCGAGCTGCTGATCTTCCACAAAATCCGCTCCGCCGCTGCGATCTGATAAGGACGCAGAATCAGCAAGGTATTATTACTATCAAAGACGCAGTATTTGATCAAGATATTGATCAAAGTGTTCTTATCAAAAAAGGTCGCCGTAAAATCCTTTAGATCCTTAATCGGAACATTATCCGCCCTTGCCCAGTTCATGGTGAAGTCATAGCTGTTCTTTTCTCGCTTGGTGGTATTGGCAAAATAGCGGGTATGGGTGCCATTACTGATGACAAAGATCTGTAGATATTTGAACAGCGAATTTTCTTTATTAAAGCTTTCTTTAGAATAGCGATGAATTTGGTTAAAGGCTTCACGGATGGCGACGCCGCGTTTTTTGAGCTCGATTTGTACAATCGGCAAGCCATTGACCAAAATAGTCACATCATAGCGGTTCTTACTCGTGCCTGTCTGCTCAAATTGATTGATGACTTGTAGCTTATTATTACCCAGATTGACTTTGTCGAGTAGATGAATATTTTGGATACGCCCATCATCAAACACAAAATCATAAGCACTGTCATCGTGCAGCTTACGCGTTTTTTCGATGATGTTCTCACTGGGCTTATCCAAGAATTCTGCCACAAAGCGATGCCACTCACCATCACTAAACTGCGTATGATTCAGCCGCTCTAGCTGCACACGCACATTGGCAAGCAGTTTATCATGCGTAGTCAGATCGGTGCGGTACTCATAGCCTTGAGCCACAAGGTCTGCGATGAACTCCCTTTCCATCTCGCTTTCGGTCTGATAGCTACTGACTTGCTCGATTTTGTCGTATTTATCCAGTACGATAAAGTGATTGGTTTCGGTGATGGGGGTGGTTTGGGTTGTCATGGTTGTTCCCGCTAAGTTCGTCTAAGTTCGTCTAAGTTCGTCTAAGTTCGTCTAAGTTCGTCTAAGTTCGTCTAAGTTCGTCTAAGTTCGTCAGACAGCTTCCAAATCTTATTAATATTGTAAATTTTACCGCTTCTTTTTAGCGACTGTAACAAATTTTTGACTTTATGGTATTTTTGTCCATCGCTTAGACTATCTGGCAGTTTCGGATACAAAAGCTCTCTAAATTTTTGTACATTTGCCTCTGAAAAGGATTGCAGATATTTCACAATCAGATCCTTATAGTACATATCATCAAAGGCCATGCTATGCACATACGAAACCTGTTCATCGCTTTTTTGTGCAACATAAGCAGAAATACAGTAATTAGGCTTCCTACCCTCAATCAGTCCCATTTTTTTGAGTAATTTTGCCTGATCATCATCAATAAATTGCCCTTTTTGTACTCGGTCAAGCAAGATAATTTCTTGCAGACTAAGATCGGGTGTATCCGCCAAAAGCATGGCGTAATTCATATCCAAAATCCTTCCCTCAATACTCACCTGAACAGCATCTTGGGTTAATTCATAATCAGGCATGGGGAAAAATCTTGCTTTTTGTTGCAAGAACATTTTTTTAATACCACTACCAATGGTATCAATCATTTTTAGATTGACCATAGCATCTGCCAAAAATTGATTGCGATATCTCTCCTCTGGCGCATCATCATTTATAACATTCCAAATACTCCCTGGGATAAATTTTCCTTTATTCTTAAATACAATTTTGCTATTTTCAAATTCAACCACGCTAATCTTACCCGCCAACTGATAATCTTGGTGAGCAATGGCATTATTTAAAGCCTCTCGTATCACAAAAGCATCGTACTGATCCACCTCATCGGGGAATAAAGTACCCTGCTTAATGTAACGATATTTAAGATTTCTGATTTTTGCAGCCAGCTTATCAATATTTAGCAACAAAGGTGTCCCAAAATGCTGATAGTCTCTCTCCACACCATCTCTATCTTTTAGAATCCAAGTCATGGTTGGTGTTGCAGGATTTAATAATACTGCGGACTCAGGCAATCCCAATAGCAAAATAGCAGTTCTTGTAATTCTACCTTTGATGGTTAGTTTAGCTTTATTTAAAAATGTAACCGTATCCCAATGCACCATCTCTTGTTGCAAGTGAGGGTATTTTTCGGAAAATTTTTGACGAGCAAAAGCTATTGCCTCCATAGACAAATCATTAATATCGGCATTCTCAACAATACCTGCACTCCAGTCATACACTTGGTTTTGTAGGCGGATTTGTTCAATTTTATGCAAATCCAAACCCACTAAAGACTCACCCTGTCTGGCATAAAAATGCTCTTTCCAAGCAGTTGGTATACCTTTTAAAGCTGGCGGTATTTCAAACAAAATCACTCGCCTACCCTGATAATCAACTTCATGTATATTTTTGAAACTGATATTGTTATTTGTATGATTAGCAATCATCTTTTTGACAGCTTGTAGGCTTGTCGCTGTATTTTTATATTGGGTTCCAACAACCGTTCTATCATCTTTGACACCAAAAACCAACCACGCCGAGCTTTTTTGATGCAAATTAGCTTCATTACTCAAAGCAGAAAAATACATACCCAAATCATTATCGCCAAACCCATTTTTGGCTTGCTTAAATTCAACCACTTCACTTTCAATTTGGTCTAGCAAATTTAACAATTTATTCTTAATATCCACCAATCTAACTTCCTATTTACTAAAAAATACCTATCTTACGCCATCAAACCCCAACAACATCTCCCGATAATACGCATACTGCTGTTGGCGTAGCTCAATCTCACGCGGTAAGCCATCACTGATGGACTGGGTCAGCGTATCAAATTTATCCAAAATGGCGACAATGCGGGCTTGTTCGGCTAGGGGTGGGATTGGGATTAAAATATTTTCAATAGAATTTCTCCCCAATCGTGGCACACTTGCTTTTCTAACTTGTCCTACAATTTTTTGTTTTTGATTCATTAAAGCATGATAAACAAACCTATCATTTAATTTATCTTTAGGACATTCCAAATAATAACAATCATCAGCCGCCCAAAAATCAGTGTAACTATAACCAATTTCACCTGCAGCACCTGCTGTTATTATAAATGTTGAATTTGATGGGCAATTTGCTTGATGATAATATCCTAAAGGCTGTAAACTATTTTGATAAACAGCGTATTCTCCTGTTTCTTCTAACTCACTACGAACCAATCTTTTGCCACGCTTTAGGTTGATTACTTCACCCAACGACTTCCACTCAAACCCAACTTTTGCCAATTCATTTTCGGACAATAATTTATCTCTATAGTATTGATATTGTTGATTTCTTATGTTAAGCTCAGCGGTGAGCTCAGCGGTGATAGCGGTAAATACGTCCAAAATTTGGGCGATTTTAGTTTGCACGGATAGGGGTGGGATTGGGATTTGTATTTTTTTAAATTTCTCTTTTGAAATATTAAAGCGAGTAACTCCACTTGCAGTTTTTGCAATTTGCATTCTCATAAAATTAGAACGGAAAAGAAATTTAGTAAATTCTGGCTTGATTTCAATATCATCATGGAAACGAACACCAAAAGAAAAACTATTTAAATAAACTTTCTCAGAAAAATGAGTTGTTACCACTGAAGACATACCAGCCTCTTCAGCAATTTCTGAT encodes:
- a CDS encoding type I restriction endonuclease subunit R; the protein is MTTQTTPITETNHFIVLDKYDKIEQVSSYQTESEMEREFIADLVAQGYEYRTDLTTHDKLLANVRVQLERLNHTQFSDGEWHRFVAEFLDKPSENIIEKTRKLHDDSAYDFVFDDGRIQNIHLLDKVNLGNNKLQVINQFEQTGTSKNRYDVTILVNGLPIVQIELKKRGVAIREAFNQIHRYSKESFNKENSLFKYLQIFVISNGTHTRYFANTTKREKNSYDFTMNWARADNVPIKDLKDFTATFFDKNTLINILIKYCVFDSNNTLLILRPYQIAAAERILWKISSSHNTKNYNDPTSGGYIWHTTGSGKTLTSFKAARLATALPFIKKVFFVVDRKDLDYQTMKEYQRFSPDSVNGSDSTKGLKANIELDDNKIIVTTIQKLNNLMKSEQNLAVYDEPVVFIFDECHRSQFGEAQKNLTRRFKKFCQFGFTGTPIFPKNAIGAETTASVFGEQLHSYVITDAIRDEKVLKFKVDYHNVLPKFKTDENEQDLTKLSAAENRKALMHPERIREVSSYILDRFNQKTHRNNATGKGFNAMFAVSSVDAAKLYYETLYDLQKDHAKPLKIATIFSYAANEEQDAIGEIEDEGFEVSAMNATAKEFLTKVINDYNAEFRTNFSVDSKEFQNYYRDLAKRVKDQEIDLLIVVGMFLTGFDAPALNTLFVDKNLRYHGLIQAYSRTNRIYNATKTFGNIVTFRNLEQPTIDAITLFGNKSTRQVVLEQPLDSYLDGYTDVLSGRAHRGFVDIVNELNERFGEPDNIITEKDKKDFAKLFGEYLRTENALQNFDEYQAMIELKRLPPITDATDEATAAQISQSIQDIQNKYQLDDETLDKLQAIPMPSERMIQDYRSTYNDIRDWSRQQREGEEQAKSTISWDDVVFEVDLLKSQEINLDYILELIFEHNKKTKDKTIIIDEIRRLIRSSLDHRAKESLIVDFINQTDLDHLPDKAGVIEAFYQYAQTEQKKQADELISDENLNTEAALRYIATSLKREYASENGTELNDILPKMSPLNPQYLTKKQSVFQKIAQFVEKFKGIGNLTGLINKEND
- a CDS encoding restriction endonuclease subunit S, whose translation is MHPFLQKLLAGQAVEWKPLGEVAIVYGGLTGKKKADFEAGNAKYVTYKNIFGNIEVEESILETVQIHDNERQYEVKYGDVLFTGSSEIAEEAGMSSVVTTHFSEKVYLNSFSFGVRFHDDIEIKPEFTKFLFRSNFMRMQIAKTASGVTRFNISKEKFKKIQIPIPPLSVQTKIAQILDVFTAITAELTAELNIRNQQYQYYRDKLLSENELAKVGFEWKSLGEVINLKRGKRLVRSELEETGEYAVYQNSLQPLGYYHQANCPSNSTFIITAGAAGEIGYSYTDFWAADDCYYLECPKDKLNDRFVYHALMNQKQKIVGQVRKASVPRLGRNSIENILIPIPPLAEQARIVAILDKFDTLTQSISDGLPREIELRQQQYAYYREMLLGFDGVR
- a CDS encoding RNA-binding domain-containing protein, encoding MDIKNKLLNLLDQIESEVVEFKQAKNGFGDNDLGMYFSALSNEANLHQKSSAWLVFGVKDDRTVVGTQYKNTATSLQAVKKMIANHTNNNISFKNIHEVDYQGRRVILFEIPPALKGIPTAWKEHFYARQGESLVGLDLHKIEQIRLQNQVYDWSAGIVENADINDLSMEAIAFARQKFSEKYPHLQQEMVHWDTVTFLNKAKLTIKGRITRTAILLLGLPESAVLLNPATPTMTWILKDRDGVERDYQHFGTPLLLNIDKLAAKIRNLKYRYIKQGTLFPDEVDQYDAFVIREALNNAIAHQDYQLAGKISVVEFENSKIVFKNKGKFIPGSIWNVINDDAPEERYRNQFLADAMVNLKMIDTIGSGIKKMFLQQKARFFPMPDYELTQDAVQVSIEGRILDMNYAMLLADTPDLSLQEIILLDRVQKGQFIDDDQAKLLKKMGLIEGRKPNYCISAYVAQKSDEQVSYVHSMAFDDMYYKDLIVKYLQSFSEANVQKFRELLYPKLPDSLSDGQKYHKVKNLLQSLKRSGKIYNINKIWKLSDELRRT